One segment of Polyangiaceae bacterium DNA contains the following:
- a CDS encoding GMC family oxidoreductase N-terminal domain-containing protein, giving the protein MRFPWPQIPLVPAALCAAWLSCGCGTEPSAPAPATAEQPLCVPDNVPGTWDFVVVGSGAGGGPLASRLARAGCRVLLIEAGEDVGGSVQYQVPAMHALSTENGAMAWWYFVQHHAEPGLDAQDSKYTPEGILYPRGSALGGSTAVNALVTVLPPPSDWNRLAAITGEPGFRASEMQRYFDRVREWLGVEVPDSTLALGDSKLLSLLASAANAQEPQQEGNPFGLPGTAGQLSQLLQRDLNDSLSSAETTGLFRIPLATRAGRRSSTREFILDTIARGYPLTLSTNTLATRVLFDSNAPTRAVGVEIVTGRRLYQASLGDGDAPSAPQAAYATKEVILSAGAFNSPQLLQLSGIGDPDALTQVGIAPRHALPGVGKNLQDRVEISVVSEFDEPFSVIERCQLAELSPDSDPCVADWLSGRGVYQTSGFLATVLRRSSPEVPQADLQVFGVPGDGRGYYPGYALDAAKAKSRFSWLILKAHTNNRDGEVTVSSNDPFVRPSINFRSFDEQDPLADPDLAALVKGIQFVRDVQDRMRQLYPDDPPSEVWPGPSVASAAELAKWTRKEAWGHHASCSNKMGHSADPSAVVDPRFRVIGTEHLRVVDASVFPEIPGTFVALPTFMLSEKAADVILEDYR; this is encoded by the coding sequence GTGCGCTTCCCCTGGCCCCAAATCCCGCTCGTTCCCGCTGCGCTTTGCGCGGCGTGGCTGAGCTGCGGCTGTGGGACGGAGCCGAGCGCGCCCGCTCCAGCGACGGCGGAACAGCCGCTGTGCGTGCCCGACAACGTGCCCGGCACCTGGGATTTCGTCGTCGTCGGATCGGGGGCAGGCGGGGGCCCCCTGGCGTCGCGTTTGGCGCGGGCCGGCTGCCGCGTGCTCTTGATCGAAGCGGGGGAGGACGTCGGTGGTTCGGTTCAGTACCAGGTGCCCGCCATGCACGCGCTTTCCACCGAGAACGGCGCGATGGCGTGGTGGTACTTCGTTCAGCATCACGCCGAGCCCGGCCTGGACGCGCAGGACTCCAAGTACACGCCCGAGGGCATCCTCTATCCGCGAGGGTCGGCCCTTGGTGGTTCCACCGCCGTCAACGCTCTGGTGACCGTTCTGCCGCCGCCCTCGGACTGGAATCGCTTGGCGGCGATAACCGGCGAGCCGGGGTTTCGCGCCAGCGAAATGCAGCGCTACTTCGACCGCGTTCGCGAATGGCTCGGCGTCGAGGTGCCGGACTCGACGTTGGCGCTCGGGGACAGCAAGCTGCTGAGCCTGCTGGCCTCCGCGGCCAACGCACAAGAGCCGCAGCAGGAAGGCAACCCCTTCGGCCTGCCCGGGACTGCCGGACAGCTCTCGCAGCTTCTGCAGCGCGATCTGAACGACTCGCTTTCCAGTGCGGAGACCACTGGGCTATTTCGCATTCCCCTGGCGACGCGCGCGGGGCGGCGTAGCAGCACTCGCGAGTTCATCCTCGACACGATAGCCCGCGGCTACCCGCTCACCCTCAGCACCAACACGCTCGCGACGCGGGTTCTGTTCGACTCGAACGCGCCCACGCGGGCCGTGGGCGTGGAGATCGTGACGGGACGAAGGCTCTACCAGGCCAGCCTCGGCGACGGTGACGCCCCGAGTGCACCTCAGGCGGCATACGCCACCAAAGAAGTGATTCTGTCGGCAGGAGCCTTCAACTCGCCGCAGCTGTTGCAGCTCTCGGGCATTGGCGACCCCGACGCACTGACCCAAGTTGGGATCGCGCCGCGCCACGCGCTGCCTGGCGTCGGCAAGAACTTGCAGGACCGCGTCGAGATCAGTGTGGTCAGCGAGTTCGACGAACCCTTCAGTGTGATCGAGCGCTGTCAGTTGGCGGAGCTCTCGCCGGATAGCGACCCGTGCGTCGCCGACTGGCTGAGCGGTCGCGGCGTCTACCAGACCAGTGGCTTTCTCGCGACGGTGCTCCGCCGCTCGAGCCCTGAAGTTCCCCAAGCGGATCTGCAGGTCTTCGGCGTGCCTGGCGATGGGCGTGGCTACTACCCGGGATATGCGTTGGACGCTGCCAAAGCCAAGAGCCGCTTCAGTTGGCTGATCTTGAAGGCGCACACGAACAATCGCGACGGCGAAGTCACGGTGAGCAGCAATGACCCCTTCGTGCGTCCCTCGATAAACTTCCGAAGCTTCGACGAACAAGATCCCCTTGCCGACCCCGATCTCGCGGCGCTGGTGAAGGGGATTCAGTTCGTGCGCGACGTGCAAGATCGCATGCGTCAGCTCTACCCCGACGACCCGCCGAGCGAAGTCTGGCCGGGACCGAGTGTGGCCAGCGCAGCCGAGCTGGCCAAGTGGACGCGCAAGGAAGCCTGGGGACACCACGCCTCTTGCTCCAACAAGATGGGGCACTCCGCCGACCCGAGCGCCGTGGTGGATCCGCGCTTTCGCGTGATCGGCACCGAGCACCTGCGGGTGGTAGACGCATCGGTCTTTCCGGAGATCCCTGGAACCTTCGTGGCGCTGCCAACCTTCATGCTCAGCGAGAAGGCCGCGGACGTGATCCTGGAGGACTACCGGTGA